The proteins below are encoded in one region of Aestuariivirga litoralis:
- a CDS encoding TIGR00282 family metallophosphoesterase, whose amino-acid sequence MRLIFLGDVVGRSGRDAVLRHLPVLRESLKPDLVVVNGENAAHGFGITEEIFNSLREAGADVVTLGNHAFDQREALVFIARENRMIRPLNWPEGCPGNGSALVDTAKGQRVLVINAMGRVMIEPQLNDPFPAVNRELEMCRLGVDCDAILIDMHAEVTSEKMAMGHFCDGRASLVVGTHTHTPTADHHILVGGTAYMTDAGMCGDYDSVIGMDKAEPLNRFLRKLPVERMRPADGEATVSGVMVDTDDKTGLALAINPIRVGGRLSQALP is encoded by the coding sequence ATGCGGCTGATTTTTCTGGGTGACGTGGTGGGCCGTTCCGGTCGCGACGCCGTCCTGCGCCACCTCCCCGTTCTGCGCGAAAGCCTCAAACCTGATCTCGTCGTGGTCAATGGCGAAAACGCCGCCCATGGTTTCGGCATCACCGAGGAAATCTTCAACAGCCTGCGCGAGGCGGGTGCGGATGTCGTCACCCTCGGCAACCATGCCTTCGACCAGCGCGAGGCACTGGTTTTCATAGCGCGCGAAAACCGCATGATCCGCCCGCTCAATTGGCCGGAAGGTTGCCCCGGCAATGGCTCGGCTCTGGTGGACACCGCCAAGGGCCAGCGCGTGCTGGTCATCAATGCGATGGGCCGCGTGATGATCGAGCCGCAGCTCAACGACCCCTTCCCGGCGGTGAACCGCGAACTTGAAATGTGCCGCTTGGGTGTGGATTGCGATGCCATCCTGATCGACATGCATGCCGAAGTGACATCGGAGAAAATGGCCATGGGCCATTTCTGCGATGGCCGCGCCAGTCTTGTTGTGGGCACCCACACCCACACGCCCACCGCCGATCATCACATCCTCGTCGGCGGCACTGCCTATATGACCGATGCTGGCATGTGCGGCGATTATGATTCCGTGATCGGCATGGACAAAGCCGAGCCGCTGAACCGCTTCCTGCGCAAACTCCCGGTAGAACGCATGCGTCCCGCCGATGGCGAGGCTACAGTGTCAGGCGTGATGGTGGATACCGATGACAAGACCGGGCTGGCGCTAGCGATCAACCCCATCCGCGTGGGCGGACGGTTGAGCCAGGCGTTGCCTTAA
- a CDS encoding 5-formyltetrahydrofolate cyclo-ligase — protein sequence MTFELPADKAAARKMASGTRLKAHEQMKESAPLLLASHGFPARAEPGFNVVSAFFPVRSEIDTRPLLGRLAGEGWTTCLPIVIAEGQPLSFRRWLPGEPLDKGFMNIDIPLDTSPEVEPDVLIVPLLAFDRKGFRLGYGGGFYDRTLDKLRAQKKIIAIGAAYAAQEVEEVPHHAHDQHLDFVMTERGVIACG from the coding sequence ATGACATTCGAATTGCCCGCCGACAAAGCCGCCGCCCGCAAAATGGCGTCCGGCACCCGCCTGAAAGCGCATGAGCAAATGAAGGAAAGCGCGCCCTTGCTGCTCGCCTCGCATGGTTTTCCGGCCAGGGCAGAACCGGGCTTCAATGTCGTCTCCGCTTTCTTTCCGGTGCGCTCGGAGATTGATACGCGGCCCTTGCTTGGCCGCCTCGCCGGTGAAGGCTGGACGACCTGCCTGCCTATCGTCATCGCCGAGGGCCAGCCGCTGTCTTTCCGCCGCTGGCTGCCGGGCGAGCCTTTGGACAAGGGCTTCATGAATATCGACATCCCTCTCGACACATCGCCCGAGGTTGAACCCGATGTCCTCATCGTGCCGCTTCTTGCCTTTGACCGTAAAGGCTTTAGGCTGGGCTATGGGGGCGGCTTCTACGACCGGACATTGGACAAATTGCGCGCCCAGAAAAAGATCATCGCCATCGGCGCAGCCTATGCCGCACAGGAAGTGGAAGAGGTACCGCATCACGCCCACGACCAGCATTTGGATTTCGTGATGACCGAACGCGGTGTGATCGCATGCGGCTGA
- a CDS encoding phosphatase PAP2 family protein — protein sequence MTELALTMRRWSLKGFRLVIQSLAAQWLILFIPLLCMATNQVMFARLPHRELAPIFDVLLEIATSMIPVGVAVALILRFIQYIFIIKPESPVRALIADVKWIVTKPAMFINALPVVIAIVIYNKAILDLKPQIPYLNGFKWDETFMQLDRTLHFGVDPWRLLQPLMGYDYVTFAACLLYNLWFIALFGTMVWFAFQKQSSELRTRFFLSYMLIWWIGGGLMAVYFSSAGPAYYERLGLMPDPYTDLMAYLNSVNTRLPIWSLSTQDLLWDGYTGKSEALGISAFPSMHNGNAALFALTFRHINKYLGWFFAAYAVVILVTSVHLAWHYAVDGYGAIALSCLIWWLSGAVAKYLHRRPTMIQHNRDMETLARG from the coding sequence ATGACTGAACTTGCCTTGACGATGCGGCGCTGGAGCTTGAAAGGCTTCAGGCTCGTGATCCAAAGCCTGGCGGCGCAATGGCTCATCCTGTTCATCCCGCTTCTGTGCATGGCCACCAATCAAGTCATGTTCGCACGCCTGCCGCACCGTGAGCTGGCCCCGATTTTCGACGTGCTGCTGGAAATTGCCACCAGCATGATTCCCGTCGGCGTTGCCGTTGCGCTGATCCTGCGTTTCATCCAGTATATTTTCATCATCAAGCCGGAAAGCCCGGTGCGCGCGCTCATCGCCGATGTGAAATGGATTGTCACCAAGCCCGCAATGTTCATCAATGCGCTGCCGGTGGTGATCGCCATCGTGATCTACAACAAGGCCATTCTCGATCTGAAACCGCAGATCCCGTATCTCAACGGTTTCAAATGGGATGAGACGTTTATGCAGCTGGATCGCACGTTGCATTTTGGTGTGGACCCGTGGCGCCTACTGCAGCCGCTGATGGGTTATGACTACGTCACTTTCGCCGCCTGCCTGCTTTATAATCTGTGGTTCATCGCGCTCTTTGGAACCATGGTCTGGTTCGCCTTTCAGAAACAATCGAGCGAGCTGCGCACGCGCTTTTTCCTGTCCTACATGCTGATCTGGTGGATCGGCGGCGGCTTGATGGCGGTATATTTCTCTTCCGCCGGCCCCGCCTATTATGAGCGCCTCGGCCTGATGCCTGATCCTTACACCGACCTGATGGCCTATCTGAACAGCGTGAATACGCGCCTGCCGATCTGGTCGCTCAGCACGCAGGATCTGCTCTGGGATGGCTATACCGGCAAGTCGGAAGCTTTGGGTATCTCCGCCTTCCCTTCGATGCACAACGGCAATGCCGCTCTGTTCGCGTTGACCTTCCGCCACATCAACAAATATCTCGGCTGGTTCTTTGCGGCTTACGCCGTGGTGATCCTCGTCACCTCGGTGCATCTGGCCTGGCATTATGCGGTGGATGGCTATGGCGCCATTGCGCTGTCCTGCTTGATCTGGTGGCTCAGCGGTGCGGTCGCAAAATACCTGCACCGCCGCCCCACGATGATCCAGCATAACCGCGACATGGAAACTCTGGCCCGCGGCTGA
- a CDS encoding TCR/Tet family MFS transporter, whose product MTIAPTSKYATLFIFVTVLLDMVGFGLVMPVQPALIQQVAHVDLGTASLIGGFMFFAFSAGQFLLGPTLGNLSDAYGRRRLLLLAVFGLGCDFLITAMAPNITWLFIGRTLAGVCGASYVIANAFIADVTPPEGRAKAFGMMGAAFGLGFVIGPAIGGLLGTFGPRVPFYVAAAISLLNFAFGYFILPETLPPEKRRAFEWKRANPFGTLKIFAQYRQVLPLCGILGLYFFATSVYPAIWPFWGTAKFGWSSTLIGVTLAAFGIIMAFTQGVLTGPLVKRFGEWNMAIVGLIAAPLGCIIFALAPCLTIVIMGFFIHAPEGFVHPMVTAIMSKEVPEDAQGELQGGLSSIMNISMMMGTVFYGVAFDYFVRPNPFIVSAGAGFLIAGALTVCTLLLALTLAKPSRALLMAEK is encoded by the coding sequence ATGACGATTGCTCCCACTTCCAAATACGCCACCCTTTTCATCTTCGTCACCGTGTTGCTCGACATGGTGGGCTTCGGCCTGGTCATGCCGGTGCAGCCCGCCCTTATCCAACAGGTGGCGCATGTCGATCTCGGCACGGCTTCGCTGATCGGCGGCTTCATGTTCTTCGCCTTCTCGGCTGGTCAATTTCTTTTGGGGCCAACGCTGGGCAACCTGTCAGATGCCTATGGGCGCAGGCGGTTGCTGCTGCTCGCGGTCTTCGGCCTGGGTTGCGATTTTCTGATCACCGCCATGGCACCCAATATCACGTGGCTTTTCATCGGCCGCACGCTGGCTGGTGTGTGTGGTGCTTCATACGTGATCGCCAATGCCTTCATCGCCGATGTCACCCCGCCAGAAGGCCGCGCCAAGGCCTTCGGCATGATGGGTGCTGCCTTCGGGCTGGGCTTTGTAATCGGCCCTGCGATCGGTGGCCTGCTCGGCACATTCGGCCCGCGCGTGCCCTTCTATGTTGCAGCCGCGATTTCGCTTTTGAATTTCGCCTTCGGCTATTTCATTCTTCCCGAAACATTGCCGCCGGAAAAGCGCCGCGCTTTCGAATGGAAACGTGCCAATCCGTTCGGCACTTTGAAGATCTTCGCGCAATATCGCCAGGTGCTGCCGCTCTGCGGAATTCTCGGGCTCTATTTCTTCGCCACCTCGGTCTATCCGGCGATCTGGCCGTTCTGGGGCACCGCGAAATTCGGCTGGAGCTCAACCCTGATCGGCGTCACGCTGGCTGCTTTCGGCATCATCATGGCCTTCACCCAGGGCGTACTCACCGGCCCGCTGGTCAAGCGCTTCGGCGAATGGAATATGGCCATTGTCGGCCTGATTGCAGCACCACTCGGTTGCATCATCTTTGCATTGGCACCCTGCCTTACGATTGTGATCATGGGTTTCTTCATCCACGCGCCGGAAGGCTTCGTGCATCCGATGGTCACCGCCATCATGTCGAAGGAAGTGCCGGAGGATGCGCAAGGCGAATTGCAGGGCGGCCTGTCTTCCATCATGAATATTTCCATGATGATGGGCACGGTCTTCTACGGTGTTGCCTTTGATTATTTCGTTCGCCCGAACCCGTTCATCGTTTCGGCCGGTGCAGGCTTCCTGATCGCTGGGGCGTTAACAGTTTGTACACTTCTGCTGGCCCTCACGCTGGCCAAACCGTCACGCGCACTTTTGATGGCTGAAAAGTAA
- a CDS encoding DeoR/GlpR family DNA-binding transcription regulator has protein sequence MQTNLSVADFPDERRNRILKRLEKTGRVTVRQISQDYAVSEDTVRRDLKELESLGLCTCVYGGALLKSPVPPDAGQRRGLDLSRKDALGLTLASLVQPGQVVFMDAGSTNLAAARHLPDREDITVITHDPAIAAALVAFQNIRLISIGGQINRHVGAPTDAAAMRAIQDFRPDLLVLGTCALDAEGAVSAFVYEDAEIKSMLVQNAKSVVTGLLNEKLGTRAPYGICALADVATLVLEADAPADFTAQLRPARAAILHAKNHI, from the coding sequence ATGCAGACGAATTTGAGCGTTGCGGATTTTCCTGATGAAAGACGCAATAGAATACTAAAAAGATTAGAGAAAACTGGCCGCGTTACAGTGCGCCAGATTTCGCAGGATTATGCGGTTTCAGAAGACACGGTGCGGCGTGATCTGAAAGAGTTGGAATCGCTGGGCCTGTGCACCTGCGTTTATGGTGGTGCCCTTTTGAAGAGCCCTGTGCCTCCCGATGCCGGGCAAAGGCGAGGCCTTGATCTGAGCCGCAAGGATGCGCTTGGGCTCACACTGGCTTCGTTGGTTCAGCCGGGGCAGGTGGTGTTCATGGATGCCGGGTCAACCAACCTGGCTGCCGCGCGTCACTTGCCGGACCGTGAGGACATCACTGTCATCACCCATGACCCCGCGATCGCTGCGGCGCTGGTGGCTTTTCAGAACATCCGGCTGATCAGCATTGGCGGCCAAATCAACCGGCATGTGGGCGCACCCACCGATGCCGCCGCTATGCGGGCTATCCAGGATTTCCGCCCAGATTTATTGGTGCTGGGCACTTGCGCGCTCGATGCAGAGGGCGCGGTTTCGGCCTTTGTCTATGAAGATGCCGAAATCAAATCCATGCTGGTGCAAAATGCAAAATCGGTGGTCACCGGACTTCTGAATGAAAAGCTGGGCACGCGCGCGCCCTATGGCATTTGTGCGTTGGCTGATGTGGCGACGCTGGTGCTGGAGGCCGATGCGCCCGCTGATTTCACTGCTCAATTGAGGCCTGCGCGAGCCGCAATTCTGCACGCGAAAAACCATATCTGA
- a CDS encoding MFS transporter has product MANMTETLPLPKINAARWAVFMLFLWHGLLIGAWVPLIPLVKDRLAVGPAVFGVALLSIAVGSIFSMPFTGALINRFGSAGMTLAGGLLLVIGFLGPVFAPNLATFMAGGFAMGLGLGSMDVSMNTHGIAVEKALGKPILSVLHAAWSVGCTAGAFAGSWLLQHYGAVIEALIFDGIFLVGVVTACFYLLPSSVDKGLSESHFGWPTRHTVALGALCFMALMVEGSVADWAGIHNKERFAVDASMAALGFAFYQGGMSISRFAGDWLRHKYGAVNVIVVSAVIAAIGMSGALLAPDLYTAIIGYCIGGLGIGNLAPVLFAGGGRLEPDAPARGMAAVVSMGYSGFLAGPPLIGFVAQVTSLSASLWLTVLGAIIIAVFARRVAPKADY; this is encoded by the coding sequence ATGGCCAACATGACTGAAACGCTTCCCCTTCCCAAAATCAACGCGGCACGCTGGGCCGTTTTCATGCTGTTTCTCTGGCATGGCTTGCTCATCGGCGCCTGGGTACCGCTCATTCCGCTGGTGAAGGACCGTCTTGCAGTCGGCCCCGCGGTGTTCGGCGTGGCGCTGCTTTCAATCGCCGTGGGTTCAATTTTTTCGATGCCCTTTACCGGCGCGCTGATCAATCGGTTTGGCAGTGCCGGCATGACATTGGCCGGCGGCCTGCTGTTGGTCATCGGATTCCTGGGGCCGGTTTTTGCGCCCAACCTTGCCACCTTCATGGCGGGTGGTTTTGCCATGGGGCTTGGCCTGGGCTCGATGGATGTGTCGATGAACACGCATGGCATCGCGGTTGAAAAAGCATTGGGCAAACCCATCCTCTCAGTGCTGCATGCCGCGTGGAGCGTGGGCTGCACGGCAGGTGCCTTTGCCGGGTCATGGTTGCTGCAACACTACGGAGCTGTGATCGAAGCACTGATATTCGATGGGATATTCCTGGTCGGTGTGGTGACGGCTTGTTTCTATCTTTTGCCTTCAAGCGTGGACAAAGGCTTGTCTGAATCGCATTTCGGCTGGCCCACGCGGCACACGGTGGCTCTGGGTGCATTGTGCTTCATGGCGCTAATGGTGGAAGGCTCGGTCGCAGATTGGGCTGGCATTCACAACAAGGAACGCTTCGCGGTGGATGCTTCGATGGCCGCACTCGGCTTCGCCTTCTATCAGGGCGGCATGTCGATCTCGCGCTTTGCGGGCGACTGGCTGCGCCACAAATATGGCGCGGTGAATGTGATCGTGGTGAGTGCCGTGATCGCTGCCATCGGCATGTCCGGTGCATTGCTGGCGCCCGATCTTTACACTGCGATCATCGGCTATTGCATCGGCGGCCTTGGCATCGGCAATCTGGCCCCCGTGTTGTTTGCGGGTGGTGGCCGGCTTGAGCCTGATGCACCGGCACGCGGCATGGCCGCCGTGGTCAGCATGGGCTATTCTGGCTTTCTCGCCGGCCCGCCGCTGATTGGTTTTGTGGCGCAGGTTACATCATTGAGCGCGAGCCTTTGGCTGACTGTGCTGGGCGCCATCATCATTGCTGTATTCGCGCGCCGCGTTGCGCCCAAGGCAGATTATTGA
- a CDS encoding SDR family NAD(P)-dependent oxidoreductase, whose translation MKGRRVLITGAGRGLGAAFAIVLADLGAEVVLSGRDTAKLATVADAIAAHTGTRPECVALDLANHKAISALTASWRHDKRPLDILINNASLWLSGPFDGEDEELLALIGANVSGTMLLTKGLLPLMQQSAHGDLVNIISVSGIGQAAQQNASVAFMASKAAQAGFTDALRQELRGTNVRVTAVYPPNLEDISPLDAAWNTPKDNSAWVNNRDVVDQTLFALQRGRHVSFQSILLEAATANLHFHKD comes from the coding sequence ATGAAGGGCCGGCGCGTTCTCATCACAGGTGCTGGCCGCGGTTTGGGTGCGGCCTTTGCCATCGTGCTGGCTGATCTTGGCGCTGAAGTCGTTCTCTCCGGCCGCGACACCGCAAAGCTTGCCACAGTGGCAGATGCGATTGCAGCGCACACCGGTACCCGGCCCGAATGCGTGGCGCTTGATCTTGCCAATCACAAAGCCATTTCCGCACTGACTGCGTCGTGGCGGCACGACAAGCGTCCGCTGGATATTCTCATCAATAATGCTTCGCTGTGGCTATCCGGGCCGTTCGATGGTGAGGATGAAGAGTTGCTGGCCCTCATCGGCGCCAATGTCTCTGGCACCATGTTGCTCACCAAGGGGCTTCTGCCGTTGATGCAGCAATCGGCGCATGGCGATCTCGTCAACATCATTTCGGTGAGCGGCATCGGTCAGGCAGCGCAACAGAATGCTTCCGTGGCCTTCATGGCCAGCAAGGCAGCGCAGGCCGGGTTTACCGATGCGTTGCGACAGGAATTGCGCGGCACGAATGTGCGGGTTACGGCGGTGTATCCGCCCAACCTGGAAGATATTTCGCCGCTCGATGCCGCGTGGAACACCCCCAAGGATAACTCGGCCTGGGTCAACAACCGGGATGTCGTTGACCAGACGCTTTTCGCGTTGCAAAGAGGCCGCCACGTTTCATTCCAATCCATCCTGCTTGAGGCCGCTACGGCCAATCTCCATTTTCACAAGGACTGA
- a CDS encoding SDR family NAD(P)-dependent oxidoreductase, with translation MKLKDRVAIVTGASRGIGLAIAEEFVKQGAKVVMADVLDKEGEAEAKKLNATYQHCDVSKSSEVKALVAATLKQHGAIDILVNNAAISIVGEFLEITEEQFDQVIGINLKGSFLLSQACGREMVKQVAAGRKAGAIVNMSSVNDTLAIPAIAPYTMSKGGVRQLTKVSALALAPHGIRVNAIGPGSIMTDMLKGVANDKVAMNRILSRTPLGRPGEASEIATIASFLASEEASYISGQVIYADGARMPLNYVVPVKE, from the coding sequence ATGAAGTTGAAAGATAGAGTTGCCATCGTCACCGGCGCATCGCGCGGCATTGGCCTGGCGATTGCAGAAGAATTCGTGAAGCAAGGTGCCAAGGTTGTGATGGCCGACGTGCTTGACAAGGAAGGCGAGGCGGAAGCGAAGAAGCTGAACGCCACCTACCAACATTGCGATGTTTCGAAATCATCCGAGGTGAAGGCGCTGGTTGCGGCCACGCTGAAGCAGCATGGTGCAATCGACATCCTCGTCAACAATGCGGCGATTTCGATTGTCGGAGAATTCCTCGAGATCACCGAAGAACAATTCGACCAGGTGATTGGCATCAACTTGAAGGGTTCATTCTTGCTGAGCCAAGCGTGTGGCCGTGAGATGGTGAAGCAGGTGGCGGCGGGCCGCAAGGCGGGTGCCATCGTCAACATGTCGTCGGTCAATGATACGCTTGCGATCCCGGCGATTGCGCCTTACACGATGTCAAAAGGTGGCGTGCGCCAGCTCACCAAGGTTTCGGCACTCGCACTCGCGCCGCATGGTATCCGCGTCAATGCTATCGGCCCCGGCTCGATCATGACCGACATGCTGAAGGGCGTGGCCAATGACAAGGTGGCGATGAACCGCATTCTCTCGCGCACGCCGCTGGGCCGCCCGGGTGAAGCCTCGGAAATCGCCACCATCGCGTCCTTCCTTGCCTCGGAAGAGGCCAGCTATATTTCTGGCCAGGTGATCTATGCCGATGGCGCGCGCATGCCGCTGAATTATGTGGTGCCGGTGAAGGAATAA